The genomic stretch GGTTGATGAAGACCGCGAAGAAGACGCTGCCGATGTACAGCACGGGAGTAAACAGCCTCGGCCAGACCTTCGAGACCCAGTACGACGTCTTCACATACGGCGCCGGCTATCTGAACATCGCGGCAGCTCTTAACAATACGGATATTTCCTCCGGCGTGGCGCTTTCTCCACGCGCGGTTTATGACTCACTCACCGGAAAGGTGACCCTCGATACTTCCAATTGGACTTCGCAGGTATTGGATAAATCCGTCCTTTGGGGCGGCTCAGTGCTGTGGGGAGAATCGGTCCTCTGGGGCGACTCCGTTCTCTGGGGTGACTCAGTGCTGTGGGGCGACTCGGTCCTTTGGGGAGATTCCGTCCTCTGGGGCGACAGTGTGGTATGGGGTAACAGCAACACCGCAGGTTTCAGTGTTCTTTGGGGAGACAGCGTGGTCTGGGGCAGCCGTGACGCAGCCAGCATCGCCTTCAGTGAAGGCCAAGGTGGCGACTGCACGATCGGCGAAACCGGAGCGGTTGTCTGCCAGTAGACAGGAAGCAGGAACAAGCGAGAGAGATAACCATGAAACGCACACCACAATCCGCAAAGATGTTCGTCGGCCTGGTGGCACTCTGCGCGCTTGCCTTTTTGGGCAGCAGCATGATGCGTTGGGAATCCTCGGATCTGGTTCGCTTTGGCTGCTTCGTGCTGGTCTCGATGGCAGCCTCGCGGATGAAGGTTTCCCTGCCCGGTTTGAATGGAAACATGTCGGTGAACGTGCCCTTCATGCTGCTCGCGGCCTTGGAACTCAGCCTGGCTGAGGCCCTGATCGTCGCGCTGGTTTCCACCTTGGTGCAGTGCCTGCCCAAGGGTGGAAAGCGCATGTCGGCCGTTCAGTTCATCTTCAACATTTCTCTGATCGTGAATGCGGTCGGATTTGCTCACATCGTGGCCCGGCAGGCGGCAACATTCGGCACTATGCCGGAGAAGTCGCTGATCCTGGTTCTGGCTGGCTTCACCTTCTTCTTCGCCAATACGGCTCCGGTGGCCATCGTTATGGGCCTCGCCGAAGACGTGAATGTGTTTGCCACCTGGAAAGAAATCGCGCTGCTGACGTTCCCATTCTTTGTCCTTAGCGCCGGGGTTGTCTCGATTGCGGCCACTGCCGAGCCCTTTGTCGGCTGGCAGATCCCGCTCGCGATCTTCCCGGTGATGGTTGTAGTTTTCGCTTCGTACCGGCGCTACTTCGCGCAGGCACGAAAGCTCGAAGTTGTGCCGCAGCGTCATAGCTCCTCTGCGGCAGCCGACTAACTGGTCGGCAAGCATCTCTCTCCAGGCCGGGCAAGATCGCCCGGCCCCCTTTTTTCTCCGGAAGTGATTCGAAATGTCCCGTATTGCTTCTTCCCACCCCTGTTACATCTTCGCGCATCGTATGACGAAGGACTAAGTGTCCGTCCTTAGGTTCAGTTCGGAGGAATTCAATGCGGGTTTCGTTTCCGGTTCAACGTGTGCGAGTTGCGATCCTGACCGTCCTTCTCGCAATCGGAGTGGGATGCGCCACCAAGAACATCGTGCAGCAACCCACCGGGCGCTTCCAGCTTCAGGGTGGCGGCTATAACGCCTTCTCTCCTGAGCAGGAAATCCAGCTCGGACAACAGGCAGCTCAGGAGGCAGCTAAGCAGTTGCCCGTGCTGCCCGAAAACGATCCACTCACTCGATATGTTCAGCAGCTTGGACAATCTCTGGCAGCAAAGGCGCCGGGTGAGGTGAAGTGGCCGTTTTCATTCCACGTGGTGAACCAGAAGGAGATCAACGCGTTTGCGCTTCCCGGCGGACCGATTTTCATCAACGTGGGAACCATTCGCGAAGCCGACGACGAGGGCCAGTTAGCAGGCGTGATCGCGCACGAGATCTCGCACGTCGTGCTTCGCCACGGAACGCAGCAAGCGAGCAAACAGCAGATGGCCCAACTTCCCCTTGCGATCCTTGGAGGTGTATTGCCTCAGGGCGTCGGCGGACAACTGGCACGTCTGGGTTTGTCGTTCGGCGCACAGTCGATCTTCCTGAAATATTCGCGCGATGCCGAAACCGAAGCCGATCTGCTGGGATCGCAGATTCTCTACGACAGTGGCTACAACCCCTACGACATGGTCGAATTCTTCTCCAAGCTCGAGAAAGAAGGAGGAGCGGGCGTGCCGCAGTTCCTGAGCGACCATCCGAATCCCGGCAATCGCGTCGTCAACGTTCGGCAGGCGATCGAAAAATACCCAAGGAAGAAATACCGGAACGACACTCCACAATTTGAGCGTGCCAAGAGCACGGCAATGAAGATGAAGCCGCTCACCGCCGAGGAGATCGCCCAACGTCAGCAGGCTCAGCAGCCGCAGATGGGAAGCCTGGATCCGCAGGCGATCATGCCCAGCGACCAGTTTCAAACCCTCAATCACAATGCGTTCCAGATTGGCTATCCCTCCAACTGGAAGGTCTTCGGAGACGCTAATTCACCGATTACCATTGCGCCGGAAGCTGGTGTCTCGCAAAACGCCGTAGCCTATGGTGTGATCATCAGCGGATTCCGTGGCAGCGATCCGCAGGCGGGTATCGAACGGGCTACCAGCGAATTGGTGCAACAGATGCAGCAGGCTAACCCGCAGCTTCAGGTCGCGCGTAGGCCGCAAGGTGTCCAGGTCGGTG from Terriglobales bacterium encodes the following:
- a CDS encoding M48 family metallopeptidase, encoding MRVSFPVQRVRVAILTVLLAIGVGCATKNIVQQPTGRFQLQGGGYNAFSPEQEIQLGQQAAQEAAKQLPVLPENDPLTRYVQQLGQSLAAKAPGEVKWPFSFHVVNQKEINAFALPGGPIFINVGTIREADDEGQLAGVIAHEISHVVLRHGTQQASKQQMAQLPLAILGGVLPQGVGGQLARLGLSFGAQSIFLKYSRDAETEADLLGSQILYDSGYNPYDMVEFFSKLEKEGGAGVPQFLSDHPNPGNRVVNVRQAIEKYPRKKYRNDTPQFERAKSTAMKMKPLTAEEIAQRQQAQQPQMGSLDPQAIMPSDQFQTLNHNAFQIGYPSNWKVFGDANSPITIAPEAGVSQNAVAYGVIISGFRGSDPQAGIERATSELVQQMQQANPQLQVARRPQGVQVGGTEGIAVDMVSPSPVTSQGQTLAERDMLVTVPRGDGTYYYMIFIAPQAQFQDLSPAYEEMLRSFRMR